One window of Ziziphus jujuba cultivar Dongzao chromosome 5, ASM3175591v1 genomic DNA carries:
- the LOC107434511 gene encoding BEACH domain-containing protein B isoform X3, whose product MKEQWTDVSLHYLTLRVLLLALSENPRGQNHFKSIGGLEVLLDGLGVSSNNGQLLKNSACAVDKGDENPLPKVFQLHVLSLEVLREAIFANMNNLQFLCENGRVQKFANSFCSPAFMLQEYKQWTKNKSGKIDFQLDIFDLESEKKVKDQLAQPSVALHANDFYFQNWNDYVSKLSSVLCSFLLAPEDIKSHNIQISAGRISMPVSSLYIELSIKWFMRVLLTVFPCLKACSNQNELPIHLRVFVNTLQHCLLSTFRRVLITSPLSLEVFQEEGIWDLIFSENFFYFGPASEDISGDCRTSKSKNFGFEILQREVISFVEFAATSSESIHNLPELSVLLDALEQSACNPEVADVLINSLVRILELSPEKTIASFKTLEAVPRVLKVACIQAEESRRFDSLETAQNWLRCMETSMGLFMKFFSIADDARSLVLHSSACIDCLFDLFWEESLRNHVLKHILDLMKTVPSSEEDKRAKLQLCSKYLELFTHIKEREKSFAELSIDLLVGMRDMLLTDPVYYQALFRDGECFLHVVSLLNSNLDEENGEKLVLSVLQTLTCLLANNDASKAAFRALAGKGYQALQSLLLDFCQSHPSDRLLNALLDMLVDGKFDVKASPIIKNEDVIILYLSILQKSSESLQQHGLDVFQQLLRDSISNRASSVRSGMLNFLLDWFSQAKSDCVIVKITQLIQVIGGHSISGKDIRKIFALLRSEKIGYQQKYCSLLLSTILSMLNEKGPTAFFDFSGNDSGIIIKTPVQWPLSKGFTFSCWLRVEIFPRTGTMGLFSFLTENGRGCLAVLATDKLIYESVNLRRQCVQLPINIIRMKWHFLCITHSIGRAFSGGSLLRCFLDGNLVSSERCRYAKVNDLLTSCTIGAKVNMALCEDDALLESIKDSSPFHGQIGPVYLLNDAITPEQVQGIYSLGPSYMYSFLDNDAAPSNDNLVPSGILDVKDGLSSRIVFGLNAQASDGKILFNVAPVLDHVSDRNLFEATVMAGTQLCSRRLLQEIIYCVGGVSVFFPLITQSDKCENEECGQFEETWLMPITRERVTAEVVELIASVLDDNLANQQQMHLQSGFSILGFLLQAVPPQQLNLETLSALKHLFNVVSNCGLAELLVQDAMSSIFLNPLIWLYTVYKVQRELFMFLIQQFDNDPRLLKSLCRLPRVLDIIRKFYWDNEASRSAIGRKPLLHPVTKQVIGERPSNEEIHKLRLLLLSLGEMSLRQNIAAADIKALIAFFETSQDMSCIEDVLHMIIRAVSQKQLLAAFLEQVNSIGGCHIFVNLLQREFEPIRLLSLQFLGRLLVGFPSEKKGPRFFNIAVGRSRSLSESHKKISLRMQPIFSAMADRLFRFPQTDNLCATLFDVLLGGASPKQVLQKHNQVNRQKSKGHHSHFFLPQILVLIFRFLSGSTDVSARMKIIGDLLDLLDSNPSNIEAFMEFGWSAWLTASIKLDVLKNYKSDSQYQDNNEINELTSVRNVFTVVLCHYMHSVKGGWQQLEETVNFLLMHCEQGDISCHLLRALYEDLVRALVELSSEENIFISQPCRDNTLYLLRLVDEMLSSEVDRKLPFPASSSEFSIDSLELERHKDYASALYELLQGESDNEISRSCKRPSMDEDDIHNDRWWNLYDSLWIIISVMNGKGPSKMSPKLSSSTGPSFGQRARGLVESLNIPAAEVAAVVVSGGIGSALGGKPNKSVDKAMLLRGERFPRIIFRLVILYLCRSSLERASRCVQQIISLLPCLLAADDEQSKSRLQLFIWALLHVRSQYGMLNDGARFHVVSHLIRETVNCGKSVLATSIVGRDDTDSGGNLKDAGSVHNIIQKDRVLAAVADEAKYIKTLKTDRTRQLHELSTRMDENSSAESNNKNAFEVEIQSSLNSILASDENRRAAFQLAYEEEQQNIAEKWIHLFRTLIDERGPWSANPFPNGAIRHWKLDKTEDAWRRRQKLRQNYHFDEKLCHPPSCTVSSEVTPTLNESKSGFVGHIPEQMKQFLLKGVRRITDEVSSEPNENDIEFCGQKTSIPTDPLDSQRPELVKDTSDWGQERNDCSSSSLDTETSEVLTTVPCVLVTPKRKLAGHLAVMKNVLHFFGEFLVEGTGGSSVFKNFQASSISDLTKPDQKRKTLKLPIYLDVVDSEEGTTIDNFEALNEYVLKKRQLKSIKRHRRWNIGKVKAVHWTRYLLRYSAIEIFFSNSVAPIFLNFASQKDAKDIGNLIVSTRNEYLFPKGSGKDKSGVISFVDRRVALEMAEAARESWRRRDITNFEYLMILNTLAGRSYNDLTQYPVFPWILADYSSEVLDFNKSSTFRDLSKPVGALDLKRFEMFEDRYRNFCDPDIPSFYYGSHYSSMGIVLYYLLRLEPFTSLHRNLQGGKFDHADRLFQSIESTYRNCLSNTSDVKELIPEFFYMPEFLVNSNAYHIGVKQDGELIGDVGLPPWAKGSPEEFITRNREALESEYVSSNLHHWIDLVFGYKQRGKPAVEAANIFYYLTYEGAVDLDTMEDDLQRSAIEDQIANFGQTPIQIFRKKHPRRGLPIPIAHPLYFAPGSINLTSIISSTNYPSSAVLYVSILDSNIVLVNQGTTLSVKMWLTTQLQSGGNFTFSGSQDPSFGVGSDILSSRKIGSPLAENVELGAQCFATMQTPSESFLISCGNWENSFQVISLNDGRMVQSIRHHKDVVSCIAVSSDGSILATGSFDTTIMVWEVFRGRNLEKRVRSTQAELPRKDYVIVETPFHILCGHDDIITCLFVSVELDIVISGSKDGTCVFHTLREGRYVRSLRHPSGCALSKLVASRHGKIVFYADDDLSLHLYSINGKHLASSESNGRLNCVELSRCGDFLVCAGDHGQIVVRSMHSLQVIKKYNGVGKVITSLTVTPEECFLAGTKDGCLLVYSIENPQLRKAGISRNSKSKASATS is encoded by the exons ATGAAAGAACAGTGGACAGATGTATCACTTCATTATTTGACTTTAAGAGTTCTTCTCTTGGCATTATCTGAGAATCCTCGTGgacaaaatcattttaaaagcaTAGGAGGACTTGAAGTTTTGTTGGATGGTCTTGGTGTGTCATCAAACAATGGCCAGTTATTGAAAAACTCTGCTTGTGCTGTTGATAAAGG AGATGAGAACCCCTTGCCGAAAGTTTTCCAGCTTCATGTTCTTTCACTGGAAGTTCTGAGAGAGGCTAT CTTTGCAAATATGAACAACTTGCAATTTCTGTGTGAAAACGGAAGAGTTCAAAAATTTGCAAATAGCTTTTGTTCTCCTGCTTTCATGCTTCAAGAGTATAAACAGTGGACCAAGAATAAGTCAGGGAAGATTGATTTTCAATTGGATATATTTGACCTTGAAAGTGAGAAAAAGGTTAAAGATCAATTGGCACAGCCTTCTGTTGCACTTCATGcgaatgatttttattttcaaaattggaaCGATTATGTTTCTAAGTTGAGCAGTGTACTTTGTTCTTTCCTCCTTGCTCCAGAAGATATTAAGTCCCATAATATCCAAATATCTGCTGGTCGAATTTCCATGCCAGTTTCTTCGTTGTATATTGAACTTTCAATCAAATGGTTCATGAGGGTTCTTCTTACAGTTTTCCCCTGCCTTAAAGCTTGTTCAAATCAAAATGAATTGCCAATCCATTTGAG GGTCTTTGTCAATACTTTGCAGCATTGTCTTCTAAGTACATTCAGGAGGGTTCTTATTACATCCCCTTTATCATTAGAAGTTTTTCAAGAAGAGGGGATATGGGACCTTATCTTCTCGGAGaactttttctattttggaCCTGCTTCTGAGGACATTTCTGGAGATTGTCGCACATCTAAATCAAAGAACTTTGGGTTTGAAATTCTACAAAGGGAAGTAATTTCATTTGTGGAGTTTGCAGCAACTTCTAGTGAAAGCATACATAACTTG CCTGAATTGTCTGTTCTGTTAGATGCCCTTGAACAATCTGCTTGCAATCCTGAAGTTGCTGATGTTCTTATAAATAGTCTGGTTCGGATATTAGAGCTTTCTCCTGAGAAAACTATTGCTTCTTTTAAAACACTTGAGGCAGTTCCTCGGGTGCTTAAAGTTGCTTGTATTCAAGCCGAAGAATCTAGAAGATTTGATTCACTTGAGACAGCTCAAAATTGGCTCAGATGCATGGAAACATCTATGGGGctgtttatgaaatttttctcAATAGCAGATGATGCTAGGAGTTTGGTTTTGCATAGCTCTGCATGCATTGAttgtttgtttgatttgttCTGGGAAGAAAGTTTGAGAAATCACGTGCTCAAGCATATACTTGACCTCATGAAG ACTGTGCCATCATCTGAGGAAGACAAAAGAGCAAAGTTGCAATTATGCTCTAAATACTTGGAACTGTTCACTCATATAAAGGAACGAGAAAAGAGCTTTGCAGAACTGTCTATTGATTTGCTGGTTGGAATGAGAGATATGCTCCTGACTGATCCTGTG TACTATCAGGCTTTGTTTCGTGACGGAGAGTGCTTTTTGCATGTTGTCTCTTTACTGAACAGTAACCTtgatgaagaaaatggagaaaaattgGTTTTGAGTGTCCTTCAAACCCTTACATGTTTGCTTGCAAATAATGATGCCTCAAAG GCTGCATTTAGGGCTCTTGCTGGCAAGGGGTATCAGGCATTGCAAAGCTTGTTGTTGGACTTTTGCCAGTCACATCCAAGTGACAGGCTCTTAAATGCGCTGCTAGATATGCTTGTAGATGGAAAGTTTGATGTAAAAGCAAGCCCTATAATAAAG AATGAAGATGTGATCATACTTTATCTGAGCATTCTGCAGAAG AGCAGTGAGTCATTACAACAACATGGGCTTGATGTGTTTCAACAATTACTGAGGGATTCCATTTCCAATCGAGCATCAAGTGTGAGATCAGGAATGCTTAATTTTCTGCTTGATTGGTTTTCTCAAGCCAAGAGTGACTGTGTTATCGTGAAAATCACCCAATTAATTCAAGTTATTGGTGGGCATAGCATATCTGGGAAGGATATTCGCAAAATCTTTGCTCTCCTCCGAAGTGAGAAAATTGGGTATCAGCAAAAGTATTGTTCACTGTTGTTGTCAACAATTTTGTCGATGCTAAATGAGAAAGGGCCAACTGCCTTCTTTGATTTCAGCGGGAATGATTCT GGGATCATTATAAAGACACCCGTTCAATGGCCTCTTAGTAAGGGTTTTACTTTTTCCTGTTGGCTTAGGGTGGAGATTTTCCCTAGAACTGGAACAATGGGTCTTTTCAGTTTTCTGACAGAAAATGGAAGAGGGTGCTTGGCTGTGCTTGCAACGGATAAGCTGATTTATGAA TCAGTAAATCTGAGGCGACAGTGTGTTCAACtaccaattaatataattaGAATGAAATGGCATTTCCTGTGTATAACTCACAGCATTGGAAGAGCATTTTCTGGGGGTAGTTTATTGAGGTGTTTTTTAGATGGTAATCTTGTTTCTTCAGAAAGATGCAG ATATGCAAAAGTTAATGATTTATTAACTAGTTGTACAATTGGTGCAAAAGTTAATATGGCTCTGTGCGAAGATGATGCTCTTCTGGAGTCCATAAAAGACTCATCTCCTTTCCACGGTCAGATAGGTCCTGTGTATTTATTAAACGATGCTATTACTCCCGAGCAAGTCCAGGGTATCTATTCTCTTGGGCCAAGCTACATGTATTCGTTCCTTGATAATGACGCTGCACCTTCTAATGATAACCTGGTGCCTAGTGGAATTCTTGATGTTAAAGATGGTCTTTCATCCAGAATCGTATTTGGTCTTAATGCACAG gCAAGTGATGGCAAAATATTGTTTAATGTTGCACCGGTGCTAGATCATGTATCAGATAGGAATTTATTTGAAGCAACTGTGATGGCTGGCACACAATTATGCTCAAGAAGATTACTGCAAGAGATAATTTACTGTGTTGGGGGTGTTTCAGTGTTTTTCCCTCTTATCACTCAGTCTGACAAATGTGAAAATGAAGAATGTGGACAATTTGAAGAGACATGGCTTATGCCTATCACAAGAGAGCGTGTGACTGCTGAAGTTGTTGAGCTTATAGCTTCTGTTCTTGATGACAATTTAGCCAATCAACAACAGATGCATCTCCAATCTGGATTTTCAATTCTGGGATTTTTATTGCAAGCTGTTCCACCACAACAACTTAATTTAGAAACGCTTTCAGCTTTGAAGCATCTGTTTAATGTTGTTTCCAACTGCG GCTTGGCAGAACTGCTTGTTCAAGATGCTATGTCTAGCATATTTCTTAATCCTCTCATCTGGCTCTACACAGTGTATAAGGTGCAGCGTGAATTGTTTATGTTTCTCATCCAGCAGTTTGATAATGATCCAAGGTTGCTTAAAAGTCTATGTCGGCTCCCACGTGTTCTTGATATCATACGCAAATTTTATTGGGATAATGAAGCATCCCGATCTGCTATTGGAAGAAAACCTCTTCTGCATCCAGTTACAAAGCAAGTTATAGGAGAAAGACCTAGTAATGAAGAAATACATAAACTCCGACTTCTACTATTGAGTCTTGGCGAAATGAGCCTCAG GCAAAACATTGCCGCGGCAGATATAAAAGCTCTGATTGCTTTTTTTGAGACAAGTCAGGACATGTCATGCATTGAAGATGTTTTACACATGATTATTAGAGCTGTTTCTCAAAAACAGTTGCTTGCAGCTTTCCTTGAACAAGTTAATTCGATTGGTGGCTGTCACATCTTTGTCAATCTTCTTCAGAG GGAATTTGAGCCTATTAGATTACTAAGCTTGCAGTTCCTTGGAAGACTGTTGGTTGGTTTTCCATCAGAGAAGAAGGGGCCAAGATTTTTTAATATTGCTGTTGGAAGATCCCGGTCTCTTTCAGAAAGCCATAAGAAAATCAGTTTGAGGATGCAACCAATTTTCTCAGCCATGGCTGATAGACTATTCAGGTTTCCACAGACAGACAATTTGTGTGCCACTTTGTTCGATGTTCTTCTTGGTGGTGCTAGTCCTAAACAG gtgtTACAGAAACACAACCAAGTTAATCGGCAGAAAAGCAAGGGGCATCATTCTCATTTTTTCCTTCCTCAGATTTTGGTTCTCATTTTCAGATTCTTGTCTGGCTCTACGGATGTGTCTGCAAGAATGAAAATTATCGGGGATCTTCTTGATCTTCTTGATTCGAATCCTTCAAATATTGAAGCTTTTATG GAATTTGGTTGGAGTGCTTGGTTAACTGCTTCTATAAAGCTTGATGTGTTAAAAAACTACAAAAGTGATTCTCAATATCAAGACAACAATGAGATAAATGAGCTGACTTCTGTGAGGAATGTATTTACTGTTGTCCTTTGTCATTACATGCATTCTGTTAAAGGTGGTTGGCAACAGCTGGAAGAGACTGTGAATTTCTTACTTATGCACTGTGAGCAA GGCGACATATCTTGTCATTTGCTTCGTGCTCTTTATGAGGATTTAGTTAGGGCACTGGTGGAATTGTCTTCTgaagaaaacatttttatttcacAACCATGTCGGGATAATACACTATACCTTTTAAGGCTGGTCGATGAGATGCTTAGCTCTGAAGTTGACCGTAAACTTCCG TTTCCGGCAAGTAGCTCTGAATTTTCTATCGATTCCTTGGAATTAGAACGCCATAAAGATTATGCCTCTGCCTTATATGAACTTCTGCAAGGAGAATCGGACAACGAGATATCCAG GAGTTGCAAACGGCCAAGCATGGATGAAGATGACATACATAATGACAGGTGGTGGAACTTATATGACAGCTTATGGATAATTATAAGTGTGATGAATGGTAAGGGACCGAGCAAAATGTCACCAAAATTATCATCATCGACCGGTCCATCGTTTGGCCAGAGAGCACGTGGCTTAGTAGAGTCCTTGAACATTCCTGCGGCAGAGGTGGCTGCAGTGGTTGTATCTGGAGGGATAGGAAGTGCCTTGGGCGGAAAACCAAACAAAAGTGTAGATAAGGCCATGCTTCTGCGAGGTGAGAGATTCCCAAGAATAATTTTTCGACTTGTAATCCTATACCTCTGCAGATCTTCTCTAGAAAGAGCATCACGATGTGTTCAACAAATCATTTCGCTTTTACCTTGTTTGTTGGCTGCTGATGATGAGCAGTCCAAGAGCAGATTGCAGCTGTTCATTTG GGCTTTGCTTCATGTTAGATCGCAGTATGGAATGTTAAATGATGGAGCTCGTTTTCATGTTGTATCTCACTTGATTCGAGAAACTGTCAACTGTGGCAAATCGGTGCTTGCTACTAGCATTGTGGGCAGAGATGACACAGATTCAGGTGGCAATTTGAAAGATGCTGGATCTGTTCACAATATAATTCAGAAGGACCGGGTGCTTGCAGCA GTTGCTGATGAGGCTAAATATATAAAGACATTAAAGACGGACCGTACCAGACAGTTGCATGAGCTCAGCACTAGGATGGATGAAAATTCTTCTGCTGAATCTAATAACAAGAATGCTTTTGAAGTTGAGATACAAAGTAGCTTGAACTCCATTCTTGCCTCAGATGAAAACAGAAGAGCTGCTTTCCAGCTAGCTTATGAAGAGGAACAACAAAATATTGCT GAAAAGTGGATACACTTATTTCGCACTTTGATTGATGAGAGAGGTCCATGGTCTGCTAACCCTTTCCCAAATGGTGCTATAAGGCACTGGAAACTTGATAAGACAGAAGATGCTTGGCGCCGTAGACAAAAGTTGAGGCAGAATTATCATTTTGATGAAAAGCTTTGCCATCCTCCATCCTGTACGGTTAGCAGTGAGGTTACACCCACTCTAAATGAAAGTAAATCTGGTTTTGTGGGGCATATTCCAGAGCAAATGAAGCAGTTTTTGCTGAAAGGTGTAAGGAGGATAACCGATGAGGTGAGCTCAGAACCCAACGAAAATGATATTGAATTTTGTGGCCAGAAGACTTCCATTCCAACGGATCCTTTAGACAGTCAGCGCCCAGAGCTAGTTAAAGACACCAGTGATTGGGGGCAGGAGAGAAATGACTGTTCTTCAAGTTCACTAGATACGGAAACCAGCGAG GTTCTTACAACAGTTCCATGTGTTCTTGTaaccccaaaaagaaaattagctgGTCATTTGGCAGTCATGAAGAATGTATTGCATTTCTTTGGCGAGTTTTTGGTTGAAGGTACTGGAGGATCATCTGTTTTCAAGAACTTCCAGGCTTCAAGCATTTCTGACCTGACAAAGCCTGACCAAAAGCGTAAAACATTGAAATTGCCTATATATCTGGACGTGGTAGATTCTGAGGAGGGTACCACAATAGATAATTTTGAGGCCTTGAATGAATATGTGCTTAAGAAAAGGCAGTTAAAAAGTATCAAACGCCATCGGAGATGGAATATTGGCAAG GTAAAAGCTGTCCATTGGACTCGCTACTTGTTAAGATACAGTGCAATAGAGATTTTCTTCAGTAATTCAGTTGCCcccatatttttgaattttgcatcacagAAGGATGCAAAAGATATTGGAAACTTGATAGTTTCTACCagaaatgaatatttgtttCCTAAAGGAAGTGGTAAGGACAAGAGTGGAGTTATTTCATTTGTTGATAGGCGTGTAGCATTGGAGATGGCAGAAGCTGCCCGAGAGAGCTGGAGGAGAAGAGATATAACAAACTTTGAGTATTTAATGATTCTCAATACACTAGCAGGGAGATCTTACAATGACCTAACGCAATATCCTGTCTTTCCTTGGATCTTGGCTGATTACTCCTCAGAGGTTCTTGATTTTAACAAGTCCTCAACATTTCGAGATCTTTCAAAACCAGTTGGAGCACTGGATTTGAAAAGATTTGAG ATGTTTGAAGATAGATATCGTAATTTTTGTGATCCCGATATACCTAG TTTCTACTATGGGTCTCATTACTCAAGCATGGGAATTGTGCTTTATTACCTACTTAGATTGGAGCCATTTACTTCTCTTCACCGGAATTTGCAG GGTGGCAAATTTGACCATGCAGATCGTCTCTTTCAAAGCATTGAGAGTACTTATCGGAATTGCCTTTCTAACACAAGCGATGTGAAAGAGTTAATACCCGAGTTCTTTTACATGCCAGAATTCCTTGTCAATTCAAACGCTTATCACATAGGAGTAAAACAAGATGGTGAGCTTATTGGTGATGTTGGTCTCCCTCCCTGGGCCAAG GGCTCACCTGAAGAGTTTATTACTAGAAATAGAGAGGCCCTTGAAAGTGAGTATGTTAGCTCAAATCTTCACCACTGGATAGACTTGGTGTTTGGTTATAAGCAGCGTGGAAAACCAGCAGTTGAG GctgcaaatattttttattatttaacttATGAAGGCGCTGTTGATCTAGACACCATGGAGGATGATTTGCAAAGATCAGCAATTGAAGATCAAATAGCAAATTTTGGCCAGACACCTATTCAAATTTTCCGTAAAAAACACCCAAGAAGAGGACTGCCAATCCCAATTGCTCATCCACTATACTTCGCCCCTGGTTCTATCAATTTGACTTCTATTATTTCCAGTACAAACTATCCGTCGTCAGCTGTATTATATGTTAGTATATTAGACTCGAACATTGTTCTTGTGAACCAGGGAACCACCTTGTCAGTTAAGATGTGGTTAACAACACAATTGCAATCTGGTGGAAATTTTACCTTCTCTGGATCTCAG GATCCATCTTTTGGTGTTGGTTCTGATATTCTTTCTTCTCGTAAAATTGGGTCTCCTTTGGCCGAAAATGTTGAACTTGGAGCACAATGCTTTGCCACAATGCAAACACCATCTGAGAGTTTTTTGATCTCATGTGGCAATTGGGAAAACAGCTTTCAGGTTATATCCTTAAATGATGGCAGAATGGTGCAAAGCATCAGGCATCATAAGGATGTGGTCAGCTGTATTGCAG TGTCATCTGATGGAAGCATACTTGCTACGGGAAGTTTTGACACTACAATCATGGTTTGGGAAGTTTTCCGTGGTAGAAATCTAGAAAAAAGAGTTCGTAGTACACAAGCAGAACTACCTCGTAAAGACTATGTCATTGTTGAAACTCCTTTCCATATTCTTTGTGGGCACGATGATATAATTACATGTTTATTTGTTAGTGTGGAGCTTGACATAGTTATCAGTGGATCAAAAGATGGAACTTGTGTTTTCCATACCTTACGGGAGGGAAGATATGTAAGATCTTTACGTCATCCATCTGGCTGTGCATTATCTAAGCTTGTTGCCTCTCGCCATGGGAAGATTGTGTTTTACGCTGATGATGATCTCAGCTTGCATTTGTACTCAATAAATGGCAAACATCTGGCTTCTTCTGAATCTAATGGACGCCTCAATTGTGTTGAGCTGAGTCGGTGTGGTGACTTTTTGGTCTGTGCGGGTGACCATGGGCAGATAGTTGTACGCTCCATGCATTCACTTCAGGTCATAAAAAAGTACAATGGAGTTGGAAAAGTAATAACATCTCTAACAGTGACCCCAGAAGAATGCTTCTTAGCTGGGACAAAAGATGGTTGCCTACTTGTGTATTCTATAGAAAATCCTCAACTCCGCAAAGCAGGAATTTCTCGAAATTCAAAATCGAAAGCTTCTGCCACAAGCTAG